A stretch of the Candidatus Tanganyikabacteria bacterium genome encodes the following:
- a CDS encoding flagellar motor protein MotB: MDIDHLLQEEEEPEKVWLITYSDMVTLLLAIFVVIASVSQIDESKFEEIQDALHKSVSKTKFHKPLKEVRQKLEEVVLKEKLGYQVFVKPDPRGLVIEFRSNLLFDIGDDTLLGPGENLLKSIASGLTAAASAGYTIAVEGHTDNVPISSPRFRSNWELSTNRATTVIRHLAAQGIPREQLMASGFADIKPKVPNDTPEHRAANRRVVIKVLR; the protein is encoded by the coding sequence ATGGATATCGATCACCTGCTCCAAGAGGAAGAGGAGCCGGAGAAAGTCTGGCTCATCACTTACTCCGACATGGTGACGCTGCTGTTGGCAATCTTCGTCGTCATCGCCTCGGTGTCGCAAATAGACGAGTCGAAGTTCGAAGAAATCCAGGACGCATTACATAAGTCGGTCTCCAAGACCAAGTTCCACAAACCGCTCAAGGAAGTCCGCCAGAAACTCGAGGAAGTCGTGCTCAAGGAGAAGCTCGGGTACCAGGTCTTCGTGAAACCCGATCCACGAGGCCTGGTGATCGAGTTCCGCAGCAATCTTCTCTTCGATATTGGTGACGACACGCTCCTGGGGCCAGGAGAGAACCTGCTCAAGTCCATCGCGTCCGGACTGACGGCCGCCGCCAGCGCCGGCTACACGATCGCGGTCGAAGGCCACACTGACAACGTGCCGATCTCGTCGCCACGCTTCCGCTCAAACTGGGAACTCTCGACCAACCGGGCCACCACCGTGATCCGGCACCTGGCCGCCCAGGGCATTCCCAGGGAGCAACTCATGGCGTCGGGGTTCGCAGATATCAAGCCCAAGGTTCCGAACGACACGCCCGAACATCGCGCCGCCAATCGGCGCGTCGTGATCAAGGTCCTACGGTGA